A single Pygocentrus nattereri isolate fPygNat1 chromosome 28, fPygNat1.pri, whole genome shotgun sequence DNA region contains:
- the LOC108442905 gene encoding tumor necrosis factor receptor superfamily member 14-like isoform X2 produces MLLYDSFITWLALLKLIAIILCRACDRAEYEISGECCPLCSAGQHVYKHCSGDSSTTCVQCSQSTYIDFPNNFISCISCTLCDEGIGLRTKQECQSSADTLCEPLLGYYCIETHGKNCRKARQHSTCLPGQYINKTGTAFTDTVCKDCSKGSYSDGSFTVCKPHRKCESEGQITTTPGTKSSDSECTDKRSHFLSLVAISLPALVMLGLALWVLYLSKKRIHRQENEIDLPSTPAQSDKDNHL; encoded by the exons ATGCTCTTATATGATTCCTTCATCACATGGTTAGCATTATTAAAACTCATTGCCATAATTCTCTGCAGAGCATGTGATCGTGCTGAGTATGAAATTAGTGGcgagtgctgcccattgtgttctGCAG GACAACATGTATATAAACACTGCTCAGGAGATTCCAGCACAACGTGTGTGCAATGCAGTCAGTCCACATACATTGATTTTCCAAACAATTTCATAAGCTGCATCTCCTGCACTTTGTGTGATGAAG gTATTGGATTAAGAACAAAACAAGAATGCCAATCATCTGCAGACACTCTGTGTGAACCTCTATTGGGGTATTATTGTATAGAAACACATGGCAAGAACTGCAGAAAAGCAAGACAGCACTCCACCTGCCTTCCTGGACAATATATCAACAAAACTG GTACAGCTTTTACAGATACTGTTTGTAAAGACTGCTCGAAAGGTTCATATTCAGATGGCTCTTTCACAGTCTGTAAACCACATAGAAA GTGTGAATCTGAGGGACAGATAACAACCACACCAGGAACAAAGTCGTCCGATTCTGAATGTACAGATAAAcgttctcattttctctctttagtCGCCATTTCTTTACCTGCGTTAGTAATGTTAGGGTTGGCATTATGGGTGTTGTatttaagcaaaaaaagaaTACACAGACAAGAAAATGAAATTGATTTACCATCAACCCCAGCACAGAGTGACAAAGACAATCATTTAtga
- the LOC108442905 gene encoding tumor necrosis factor receptor superfamily member 14-like isoform X1 — translation MLLYDSFITWLALLKLIAIILCRACDRAEYEISGECCPLCSAGQHVYKHCSGDSSTTCVQCSQSTYIDFPNNFISCISCTLCDEGIGLRTKQECQSSADTLCEPLLGYYCIETHGKNCRKARQHSTCLPGQYINKTDISLVGAMVLATPLRPAALQGTAFTDTVCKDCSKGSYSDGSFTVCKPHRKCESEGQITTTPGTKSSDSECTDKRSHFLSLVAISLPALVMLGLALWVLYLSKKRIHRQENEIDLPSTPAQSDKDNHL, via the exons ATGCTCTTATATGATTCCTTCATCACATGGTTAGCATTATTAAAACTCATTGCCATAATTCTCTGCAGAGCATGTGATCGTGCTGAGTATGAAATTAGTGGcgagtgctgcccattgtgttctGCAG GACAACATGTATATAAACACTGCTCAGGAGATTCCAGCACAACGTGTGTGCAATGCAGTCAGTCCACATACATTGATTTTCCAAACAATTTCATAAGCTGCATCTCCTGCACTTTGTGTGATGAAG gTATTGGATTAAGAACAAAACAAGAATGCCAATCATCTGCAGACACTCTGTGTGAACCTCTATTGGGGTATTATTGTATAGAAACACATGGCAAGAACTGCAGAAAAGCAAGACAGCACTCCACCTGCCTTCCTGGACAATATATCAACAAAACTG ACATTTCTCTTGTTGGAGCCATGGTTCTTGCCACTCCACTTCGTCCAGCAGCCCTCCAAG GTACAGCTTTTACAGATACTGTTTGTAAAGACTGCTCGAAAGGTTCATATTCAGATGGCTCTTTCACAGTCTGTAAACCACATAGAAA GTGTGAATCTGAGGGACAGATAACAACCACACCAGGAACAAAGTCGTCCGATTCTGAATGTACAGATAAAcgttctcattttctctctttagtCGCCATTTCTTTACCTGCGTTAGTAATGTTAGGGTTGGCATTATGGGTGTTGTatttaagcaaaaaaagaaTACACAGACAAGAAAATGAAATTGATTTACCATCAACCCCAGCACAGAGTGACAAAGACAATCATTTAtga
- the LOC108442905 gene encoding tumor necrosis factor receptor superfamily member 14-like isoform X4 — MLLYDSFITWLALLKLIAIILCRACDRAEYEISGECCPLCSAGQHVYKHCSGDSSTTCVQCSQSTYIDFPNNFISCISCTLCDEGIGLRTKQECQSSADTLCEPLLGYYCIETHGKNCRKARQHSTCLPGQYINKTETFLLLEPWFLPLHFVQQPSKVQLLQILFVKTARKVHIQMALSQSVNHIESVNLRDR, encoded by the exons ATGCTCTTATATGATTCCTTCATCACATGGTTAGCATTATTAAAACTCATTGCCATAATTCTCTGCAGAGCATGTGATCGTGCTGAGTATGAAATTAGTGGcgagtgctgcccattgtgttctGCAG GACAACATGTATATAAACACTGCTCAGGAGATTCCAGCACAACGTGTGTGCAATGCAGTCAGTCCACATACATTGATTTTCCAAACAATTTCATAAGCTGCATCTCCTGCACTTTGTGTGATGAAG gTATTGGATTAAGAACAAAACAAGAATGCCAATCATCTGCAGACACTCTGTGTGAACCTCTATTGGGGTATTATTGTATAGAAACACATGGCAAGAACTGCAGAAAAGCAAGACAGCACTCCACCTGCCTTCCTGGACAATATATCAACAAAACTG AGACATTTCTCTTGTTGGAGCCATGGTTCTTGCCACTCCACTTCGTCCAGCAGCCCTCCAAG GTACAGCTTTTACAGATACTGTTTGTAAAGACTGCTCGAAAGGTTCATATTCAGATGGCTCTTTCACAGTCTGTAAACCACATAGAAA GTGTGAATCTGAGGGACAGATAA
- the LOC108442905 gene encoding tumor necrosis factor receptor superfamily member 14-like isoform X3 yields the protein MLLYDSFITWLALLKLIAIILCRACDRAEYEISGECCPLCSAGIGLRTKQECQSSADTLCEPLLGYYCIETHGKNCRKARQHSTCLPGQYINKTDISLVGAMVLATPLRPAALQGTAFTDTVCKDCSKGSYSDGSFTVCKPHRKCESEGQITTTPGTKSSDSECTDKRSHFLSLVAISLPALVMLGLALWVLYLSKKRIHRQENEIDLPSTPAQSDKDNHL from the exons ATGCTCTTATATGATTCCTTCATCACATGGTTAGCATTATTAAAACTCATTGCCATAATTCTCTGCAGAGCATGTGATCGTGCTGAGTATGAAATTAGTGGcgagtgctgcccattgtgttctGCAG gTATTGGATTAAGAACAAAACAAGAATGCCAATCATCTGCAGACACTCTGTGTGAACCTCTATTGGGGTATTATTGTATAGAAACACATGGCAAGAACTGCAGAAAAGCAAGACAGCACTCCACCTGCCTTCCTGGACAATATATCAACAAAACTG ACATTTCTCTTGTTGGAGCCATGGTTCTTGCCACTCCACTTCGTCCAGCAGCCCTCCAAG GTACAGCTTTTACAGATACTGTTTGTAAAGACTGCTCGAAAGGTTCATATTCAGATGGCTCTTTCACAGTCTGTAAACCACATAGAAA GTGTGAATCTGAGGGACAGATAACAACCACACCAGGAACAAAGTCGTCCGATTCTGAATGTACAGATAAAcgttctcattttctctctttagtCGCCATTTCTTTACCTGCGTTAGTAATGTTAGGGTTGGCATTATGGGTGTTGTatttaagcaaaaaaagaaTACACAGACAAGAAAATGAAATTGATTTACCATCAACCCCAGCACAGAGTGACAAAGACAATCATTTAtga